The following coding sequences are from one Rattus rattus isolate New Zealand chromosome 11, Rrattus_CSIRO_v1, whole genome shotgun sequence window:
- the LOC116912828 gene encoding ubiquitin-conjugating enzyme E2 D2B, which translates to MALKRIHKELNDLAQDPPAQCSAGPVGEDMFHWQATIMGPNDSPYQGGAFFLTIDFPTEYPFKPPKVEFTTRIYHPNVNSNGSICLDILRSQWSPALTISKVLLSISSLLCDPNPDDPLVPEIAQIYKTDRDKYNRTAREWTQKYAM; encoded by the coding sequence ATGGCTTTGAAGAGAATCCACAAGGAACTGAACGACCTGGCGCAGGATCCCCCAGCACAGTGTTCAGCAGGTCCTGTCGGGGAAGATATGTTCCACTGGCAAGCTACAATCATGGGGCCAAATGACAGTCCCTACCAGGGTGGAGCATTTTTCTTGACAATTGATTTCCCAACAGAGTACCCCTTCAAACCACCTAAGGTTGAATTTACAACAAGAATTTATCATCCAAATGTTAACAGTAATGGCAGCATTTGTCTTGATATTCTTCGGTCACAGTGGTCTCCAGCACTAACTATTTCAAAAGTACTTTTGTCCATCAGTTCTCTGTTGTGTGATCCCAATCCCGATGATCCCTTAGTGCCTGAGATTGCTCAGATCTACAAAACAGATAGAGACAAGTACAACAGAACAGCTCGGGAATGGACTCAGAAGTATGCCATGTGA